From Peptoanaerobacter stomatis, one genomic window encodes:
- a CDS encoding GNAT family N-acetyltransferase has translation MVREAIKEDLYELLSLYLFLHEKDVPEDTRHLEITWNKIIEDVNHHIIVNEINGKILSSCVCVIIPNLTRNMRSYAFIENVVTNEEYRGKGYATECLNYAKEIAINNNCYKMMLLTGTKNESTLDFYKNAGYNSEDKTAFIQWLE, from the coding sequence ATGGTAAGAGAAGCGATTAAAGAAGATTTATATGAATTATTGAGCTTATATCTATTTCTACACGAAAAAGATGTTCCTGAAGATACAAGGCATTTGGAGATTACATGGAATAAAATCATTGAAGATGTGAATCATCATATTATTGTCAACGAGATAAATGGTAAGATACTTTCATCTTGCGTTTGTGTTATCATTCCAAATCTTACGAGAAATATGCGTTCATATGCATTTATTGAAAATGTAGTTACTAATGAAGAGTATCGTGGAAAAGGGTATGCAACAGAATGTCTTAATTATGCTAAAGAAATAGCGATAAACAATAACTGCTATAAGATGATGCTTTTAACAGGTACAAAAAATGAAAGCACATTAGATTTTTATAAAAATGCCGGATATAACAGTGAAGATAAAACTGCATTTATACAGTGGCTTGAATAG
- a CDS encoding glutamine synthetase produces the protein MNAINLLKENNLLFTLKKDYHSIEDLKKIFEEHKEIKFVSLAGYDLRGNYTDARIPISIIIDDLEDFLKQGVQTDGSSVELRQIASLNDAKVIIVPDMDCDWHVDYNFSFVDENTKLPVGTLRIPSFLIHNDKIVCSRGILKRAVKNLQNNVKKIVEENESIKEELGIKDKKIKSIEISAATELEFWVKTPEEIRDVEELSTSQVLKEQYWKRTEGNVRTAMEYCLLLMDKYGFEPEMGHKEVGGVHSKLTENGDHSHIMEQLEIDWKYSDPIQTADNLYIIKNLVSDIFNSFGLEVTFDAKPMDKVAGSGEHTHIGLIAKLDDGKAINIFNHVEKDKYYMSSIGFSSLAGILRNYEVINPFVTATTDAFNRLRPGFEAPVCIVTSLGKSPQIPSRNRSILIGLIKDSNNPKQTRFELRATNPNSNLYLVLSAVYQCMLDAINFYIPKYDVAFIQNEMSKKAGEDSVYLEKERLYRSEENVFEAYTQEERNAIFSIPPATVYENIQALDIYKEKLEILKKDGVFTDEIINSYKISTLEFWAKELKGRIVENSRDRVRESVKLHYDTEDISDLDIVNWTKVESIRWELMKDTVEKKSLFTQIDNAIDEKDYKKASKLQIEMSKKVNELAEIYKKYKKNIF, from the coding sequence ATGAATGCCATTAATCTACTAAAAGAAAATAATCTTTTATTCACATTAAAAAAAGATTACCATTCAATAGAAGACTTGAAAAAAATCTTTGAAGAACATAAAGAAATAAAATTTGTATCGCTTGCAGGTTATGACCTTAGAGGAAACTATACAGATGCGAGAATACCTATAAGTATAATAATAGACGATTTAGAAGATTTTTTAAAACAAGGGGTTCAAACAGATGGTTCAAGTGTTGAACTAAGGCAAATCGCATCATTAAATGATGCAAAAGTAATTATTGTGCCTGATATGGATTGTGATTGGCATGTAGATTATAATTTCTCGTTTGTAGATGAAAATACAAAACTTCCTGTAGGAACACTAAGAATACCGTCATTTTTGATACACAATGATAAGATAGTATGCTCAAGAGGCATTTTAAAAAGAGCTGTTAAAAATTTGCAAAATAACGTAAAAAAAATAGTAGAAGAAAATGAAAGCATAAAAGAAGAATTAGGAATAAAAGATAAAAAAATAAAATCCATTGAAATATCAGCAGCAACAGAATTGGAATTTTGGGTAAAAACACCGGAAGAAATAAGAGATGTAGAAGAACTGTCAACTTCACAAGTTTTAAAAGAGCAGTATTGGAAAAGAACAGAAGGAAATGTAAGGACAGCAATGGAATATTGTCTATTGCTTATGGATAAATACGGTTTTGAACCTGAAATGGGACATAAAGAAGTTGGGGGAGTTCATTCAAAATTGACTGAAAACGGAGATCACAGTCATATAATGGAACAATTGGAAATAGATTGGAAGTATTCCGATCCTATACAAACTGCTGACAATTTATATATAATAAAAAATTTGGTATCAGATATATTCAACAGCTTCGGCTTGGAAGTAACATTTGATGCAAAACCTATGGATAAAGTTGCAGGAAGTGGAGAGCATACACATATAGGACTTATAGCAAAATTAGATGACGGTAAAGCAATAAATATATTCAATCATGTTGAAAAAGACAAATATTATATGAGTAGTATAGGATTTTCATCTCTTGCAGGCATACTTAGAAATTATGAAGTTATAAATCCTTTTGTTACGGCAACAACAGATGCGTTTAATAGATTAAGACCTGGATTTGAAGCACCTGTGTGTATAGTTACATCACTTGGAAAATCTCCACAAATACCTTCAAGAAACCGCTCAATATTAATAGGTCTTATAAAAGATAGTAACAATCCTAAACAAACAAGATTTGAGCTTAGAGCAACTAATCCAAATTCTAATCTATATTTAGTTTTATCGGCAGTTTATCAATGTATGCTTGACGCAATAAACTTTTATATCCCTAAATATGATGTGGCATTCATACAAAATGAAATGTCAAAAAAAGCCGGAGAAGACAGTGTGTATTTAGAAAAAGAAAGACTTTATCGCTCGGAAGAAAATGTATTTGAAGCATATACACAGGAAGAAAGAAATGCAATATTTTCCATACCGCCTGCAACAGTATATGAAAATATACAAGCTTTGGACATATATAAAGAAAAACTGGAAATACTCAAAAAAGACGGTGTATTTACAGACGAAATAATAAACTCATATAAAATATCAACTTTAGAGTTTTGGGCAAAAGAGCTGAAAGGCAGAATAGTTGAAAACAGTAGAGATAGAGTAAGAGAATCCGTAAAATTACATTATGACACAGAAGATATATCAGATCTTGATATAGTAAACTGGACAAAAGTAGAAAGCATAAGATGGGAGCTTATGAAAGATACAGTAGAAAAAAAATCATTATTTACACAAATAGACAATGCAATTGACGAAAAAGATTATAAAAAAGCATCTAAACTGCAAATCGAGATGTCAAAAAAAGTTAATGAATTAGCAGAAATTTACAAAAAATACAAAAAAAATATATTTTAG
- a CDS encoding aminotransferase class I/II-fold pyridoxal phosphate-dependent enzyme: protein MYEKNILQMYDFFKISEEDFEYSNKIEEQIKQEFEELDKIKQFNQLKVLKAMQMAKLSDTHFNSSTGYGYNDIGREKVEEIYSNVFNTEDALVRPSIANGTHALSICLNALLMPKDTMLSISGKPYDTLDGVIGIKEQEMSLKEYNIQYKQIDLINDGDFDVEKIKTELAKDKSIKLVYIQRSKGYSTRKSIMIQDIKEIVQVVKGIRSDVNIMVDNCYGEFLDYLEPTDVGVDIMAGSLIKNPGGGLAITGGYIVGKEKLVDRCAKKLTSNSIGKECGLTFNTNRITLQGLFMAPNVVNGALKGAVFTAKLFEKDNYKVFPKSNDKRSDIIQAITFDTKQEVIEFCKAIQKSAPVDSYVTPEPWDMPGYDCEVIMAAGAFVQGSSIELSADSPIRYPYTVYFQGGLTYEHSKIGAIMAYNAVKCIK from the coding sequence ATGTACGAAAAAAATATTTTGCAAATGTATGATTTCTTCAAGATAAGTGAAGAAGATTTTGAATATTCAAATAAAATAGAAGAACAAATTAAACAAGAATTTGAAGAACTTGACAAAATAAAACAATTTAATCAATTAAAAGTTTTAAAAGCTATGCAAATGGCAAAATTAAGCGATACACATTTTAACTCATCAACCGGATACGGATATAACGACATCGGTAGAGAAAAAGTTGAAGAGATATACAGTAATGTCTTCAACACTGAAGATGCTCTTGTAAGACCCTCTATTGCAAATGGAACGCACGCTTTGTCAATATGTCTTAATGCCTTACTTATGCCAAAAGATACAATGCTTTCTATATCAGGCAAGCCTTATGACACACTTGACGGAGTAATCGGTATAAAAGAGCAGGAGATGTCATTAAAAGAATATAATATACAGTATAAACAGATTGATTTAATAAATGATGGAGATTTTGACGTAGAAAAAATAAAAACTGAGCTTGCAAAAGATAAATCAATAAAACTTGTATATATACAAAGGTCAAAAGGTTATTCAACAAGAAAGTCAATAATGATACAAGATATAAAAGAGATAGTTCAGGTAGTAAAGGGTATAAGAAGTGATGTAAACATAATGGTTGATAACTGCTATGGTGAGTTTTTGGACTATTTGGAACCTACTGATGTCGGTGTAGATATAATGGCAGGCTCACTTATAAAAAATCCCGGTGGTGGCTTGGCAATAACAGGTGGATATATAGTTGGAAAAGAAAAATTGGTAGATAGGTGTGCAAAAAAATTGACATCAAACAGCATAGGCAAAGAATGTGGCTTGACATTCAATACCAACAGAATCACATTGCAAGGTTTGTTTATGGCACCTAATGTGGTAAACGGAGCTTTAAAAGGAGCAGTTTTCACAGCAAAATTATTCGAAAAAGATAATTATAAAGTATTTCCTAAAAGCAATGATAAACGAAGTGACATAATACAAGCCATAACCTTTGATACAAAACAGGAAGTCATAGAGTTTTGCAAAGCTATACAAAAATCCGCACCCGTAGATTCATATGTGACACCTGAGCCATGGGATATGCCCGGATATGATTGTGAAGTTATAATGGCTGCAGGAGCATTTGTTCAAGGCTCGTCAATAGAATTAAGTGCAGACTCACCTATAAGATATCCATATACGGTATATTTTCAAGGAGGACTTACTTATGAACACTCAAAAATCGGTGCAATAATGGCATATAATGCTGTAAAATGTATTAAATAG
- the pyk gene encoding pyruvate kinase produces MLKNYKKTKIVCTIGPASESAETLKQLIDEGMNVCRLNFSHGSYDEHQARIDTIKKVRNEVKRPIAILLDTKGPEIRTGNFNKDEVTLNAGQKFTITMDDVVGDETKCTVSYKELVDDVNVNDRILIDDGLIELVVLSKDKKDILCEVKNTGIVKNKKGVNVPNVKINLPAITQKDKEDIIFGIKNDIDYIAASFVRKASDVLAIREVLENNGGQSIKIISKIESQEGVDNIDEILEVSDGIMVARGDLGVEIPTEEIPMVQKEIIKKCNSLSKYVITATQMLDSMMRNPRPTRAEVTDVANAIFDGTDAIMLSGETAAGKYPVEAVKTMAKIARATEESFDYELILRQKKAFMQPTITNAISHATCTTAMDLKAKAIITATSGGYTARMVSSYRPFAPIIASTNDEKTYRQMSLYWGVFAILNTESGSAEDVIDSSIQLSLEKNAIDAGDLVVITAGVPVGKSGTTNLLRVHIAAQNLVKGIGVGSSNVSGTARVITNSSQEINENDIIITSSTDVDMMPQIKKASAIVTEFGGLTSHAAIVGLNLGIPVIVSADKATQEITDGETITVDAATGIVYKGTVKTL; encoded by the coding sequence ATGTTAAAAAACTATAAAAAAACTAAAATCGTTTGTACTATAGGACCTGCATCAGAAAGTGCTGAAACATTAAAACAACTTATTGATGAAGGAATGAATGTTTGTAGACTTAACTTTTCACACGGTTCATATGATGAGCATCAAGCAAGAATTGATACAATAAAAAAAGTGAGAAACGAAGTTAAAAGACCTATTGCCATATTACTTGACACAAAAGGTCCTGAAATAAGAACGGGAAACTTCAATAAAGATGAAGTGACTCTTAATGCAGGACAAAAATTTACTATTACAATGGATGACGTTGTAGGAGATGAAACAAAATGTACAGTTTCTTACAAAGAACTTGTTGATGATGTAAATGTAAATGACAGAATACTTATAGATGACGGACTTATAGAACTCGTTGTATTATCAAAAGACAAAAAAGATATATTGTGCGAAGTAAAAAATACAGGAATAGTAAAGAATAAAAAAGGTGTAAATGTTCCTAATGTAAAAATAAATCTTCCTGCTATAACACAAAAAGACAAAGAAGATATAATATTCGGTATAAAAAATGATATAGATTATATAGCAGCATCATTTGTAAGAAAAGCCTCAGATGTTCTTGCCATAAGAGAAGTGCTTGAAAATAACGGCGGACAAAGTATAAAAATAATTTCAAAAATCGAAAGTCAAGAAGGTGTAGATAACATAGATGAAATTCTTGAAGTATCTGACGGTATAATGGTAGCAAGAGGGGATCTCGGCGTAGAAATACCTACAGAAGAAATACCTATGGTACAAAAAGAGATAATAAAAAAATGTAATTCTCTTTCAAAATATGTAATTACAGCCACTCAAATGCTGGATTCAATGATGAGAAATCCAAGACCTACAAGAGCGGAAGTAACAGATGTTGCCAATGCCATATTTGACGGAACTGACGCAATAATGCTTTCAGGAGAAACAGCAGCAGGAAAATATCCTGTTGAAGCAGTAAAAACTATGGCAAAAATAGCAAGAGCTACTGAAGAAAGCTTTGACTATGAACTTATATTAAGACAGAAAAAAGCATTTATGCAGCCTACTATAACAAACGCAATAAGCCATGCCACTTGTACAACTGCTATGGATTTAAAAGCAAAAGCAATTATAACAGCAACATCAGGAGGATATACTGCAAGAATGGTGTCAAGTTACAGACCTTTTGCACCAATAATAGCATCTACAAATGACGAAAAAACATATAGACAGATGTCACTTTATTGGGGAGTGTTTGCTATATTAAATACAGAATCAGGTTCAGCTGAAGATGTAATTGATTCATCAATTCAATTATCATTGGAAAAAAATGCAATAGATGCAGGAGATCTTGTTGTAATAACAGCAGGAGTGCCTGTAGGAAAATCAGGAACTACAAATCTGCTTAGAGTTCATATAGCTGCACAAAACTTAGTAAAAGGTATTGGTGTAGGAAGTTCAAATGTATCAGGAACAGCAAGAGTTATAACTAACTCATCACAAGAAATAAATGAAAATGATATAATCATAACTTCATCTACAGATGTGGATATGATGCCTCAAATCAAAAAAGCAAGTGCAATAGTAACAGAGTTTGGCGGTCTTACATCTCATGCTGCTATAGTAGGATTAAATCTTGGTATACCAGTAATAGTATCTGCTGACAAAGCGACTCAAGAAATAACAGATGGAGAAACTATAACAGTAGATGCCGCTACAGGAATAGTATACAAAGGAACTGTAAAAACTCTATAA
- the pfkA gene encoding 6-phosphofructokinase: MRRIAVLTSGGDAPGMNAAIRAVVRYSIYKGLQIFGIERGYKGLIEGDLKEMLIPSVGDIIHRGGTILRSARCLEFMEEEGKKRALNILDVFKIDGLVVIGGDGTFRGAKTLCDAGFPVIGVPGTIDNDLAYTDYTIGFDTALNTVLDAVSKLRDTTSSHERVSIIEVMGRNCGDIALYTGLGGGAEEILVPETKHDIDNICKKILLSANRGKTQSIIMVAEGVGSANDICAQIHEKTGLDVRATILGHIQRGGSPTAKDRILASQFAAHAVQCLLDGKSSRVVGIRENKIMDMDITEALDMKSKFNESMYELTKILSI, encoded by the coding sequence ATGAGAAGAATAGCCGTACTTACAAGTGGTGGTGACGCTCCGGGAATGAACGCCGCTATAAGAGCAGTAGTTAGATATTCTATATACAAAGGTCTTCAAATTTTTGGGATAGAAAGAGGGTATAAAGGACTTATAGAAGGTGATTTGAAAGAAATGCTCATTCCATCTGTTGGAGATATAATACACAGGGGCGGAACTATACTCAGATCTGCAAGATGCTTGGAGTTTATGGAAGAAGAAGGTAAAAAAAGAGCACTTAATATACTTGACGTTTTTAAAATAGACGGGCTTGTTGTAATAGGCGGTGACGGTACTTTTAGAGGTGCTAAGACCTTATGTGATGCCGGATTTCCTGTTATAGGTGTTCCCGGTACTATAGATAATGACCTTGCATATACAGATTATACAATAGGTTTTGACACCGCCTTAAATACAGTTCTTGATGCAGTGTCAAAATTAAGAGACACAACTTCATCTCATGAAAGGGTAAGTATAATAGAAGTTATGGGAAGAAATTGCGGAGATATAGCGCTTTATACAGGGCTTGGCGGTGGAGCTGAAGAAATTCTCGTTCCTGAAACAAAACATGATATTGACAATATTTGTAAGAAAATATTATTATCTGCAAACAGAGGTAAAACTCAAAGTATTATAATGGTTGCTGAAGGTGTAGGTTCAGCTAATGATATATGTGCACAGATACATGAAAAAACAGGATTAGATGTGAGAGCTACAATACTTGGACATATACAAAGAGGCGGTTCTCCAACTGCAAAAGATAGAATTCTTGCAAGTCAATTTGCAGCGCATGCTGTACAATGCTTGTTAGACGGTAAATCATCAAGAGTTGTGGGCATTAGAGAAAATAAAATTATGGATATGGATATTACAGAGGCTTTGGATATGAAATCTAAATTTAATGAATCAATGTATGAACTTACTAAAATCCTGTCTATATAA
- a CDS encoding DUF1292 domain-containing protein, which translates to MSDKEKKEGFEENIEFFEEDQTIDLVLDDGTSMTCDVIGLFEVDDVEYIALAEPESDNILLYIYEEIGDEISLKNIENEDEYQAISEEFMELFSDLFEDEE; encoded by the coding sequence ATGAGCGATAAAGAAAAAAAAGAAGGATTTGAAGAAAATATAGAATTTTTCGAAGAAGACCAGACTATTGACTTAGTATTAGATGACGGAACTTCTATGACTTGTGATGTCATAGGTCTTTTTGAAGTTGACGACGTTGAATATATAGCATTAGCTGAGCCCGAATCAGATAATATATTGTTATATATATATGAAGAAATAGGTGATGAAATCAGCCTTAAAAATATAGAAAATGAAGACGAGTATCAAGCTATATCTGAAGAGTTTATGGAACTTTTCAGCGACTTATTTGAAGATGAAGAATAA
- the thrS gene encoding threonine--tRNA ligase, translating to MIKITLQGKDEKTYQEGVIALDIAKDISEGFARSLVGAKINGKVYDLMTPIKEDCDIEFLKFADKDGKMVFWHTSTHIMAQAVKRLYPDAKLGTGPALDNGFYYDIDLDEKLTQDDLEKIEAEIKKIVSESLDIIRKEVSKQEAVDIMKKRGEDYKLEIIESLDENAVISLYEQGEFVDLCAGPHLPNTKFVKAVKLTSIAGAYWRADANNKQLQRLYGISFEKKKELDDYLKLLEEAKLRDHRKLGKELDLFSMHEEGPGFPFFHPKGMILRNRLESFWRQEHEKRGYDEIKTPIILNEGLWHQSGHWDHYKENMYFTKIDDEDYAIKPMNCPGSILTYKSYMFSYRDLPLRWAEMGLVHRHELSGALHGLMRVRAFTQDDAHLYVLPSQVKDELIGVIELADYVYSIFNFKYHVELSTRPENSMGTEEQWNIATNGLIDALKEKNIDYIVNEGDGAFYGPKIDFHLQDAIGRTWQCGTIQLDFQMPERFDIHYIDSNNEKKRPVMLHRTIFGSIERFIGILIEHFAGKFPLWLSPVQVKILPISDKFNDYAYEVQKELKSLGFRVEVDSRAEKIGFKIRESQLEKVPYMLVVGEKEEQTNSVAVRSRDLGDLGQISRQDLISKLQKENDEKIILKAEQ from the coding sequence ATGATAAAAATTACACTGCAAGGTAAAGACGAAAAAACATATCAAGAAGGGGTAATTGCCTTAGATATAGCAAAGGATATAAGTGAAGGCTTTGCGAGAAGTTTAGTAGGTGCAAAAATAAACGGGAAAGTTTACGATTTGATGACACCTATCAAAGAAGATTGTGACATAGAATTTTTAAAATTTGCCGATAAAGACGGTAAGATGGTATTTTGGCACACATCTACTCACATTATGGCACAGGCGGTAAAAAGATTATATCCTGATGCAAAATTAGGAACAGGGCCTGCACTTGATAACGGATTTTATTATGATATAGACTTAGACGAAAAACTTACACAAGATGACTTGGAAAAAATAGAAGCTGAAATAAAAAAAATAGTTTCAGAAAGTTTGGATATAATTAGAAAAGAAGTATCAAAACAAGAAGCTGTTGATATAATGAAAAAAAGAGGAGAAGATTATAAACTGGAAATAATAGAATCTCTTGACGAAAATGCCGTTATATCACTTTATGAACAAGGTGAATTTGTAGACCTTTGTGCAGGTCCGCACCTTCCAAATACAAAATTTGTAAAAGCTGTAAAACTCACATCAATAGCAGGTGCATATTGGAGAGCTGACGCTAATAATAAGCAATTGCAAAGATTGTATGGAATTTCATTTGAAAAGAAAAAAGAACTTGATGATTATTTAAAATTGCTTGAAGAAGCAAAATTAAGAGACCATAGAAAACTTGGAAAAGAACTTGATTTATTTTCAATGCACGAAGAAGGACCCGGATTTCCGTTTTTCCATCCAAAGGGCATGATTCTTAGAAATAGACTTGAAAGCTTTTGGAGGCAAGAACATGAAAAAAGAGGATATGATGAGATAAAGACTCCTATAATTTTGAACGAAGGATTATGGCATCAATCAGGACACTGGGATCATTATAAAGAAAATATGTACTTTACAAAAATAGATGATGAAGATTACGCTATCAAACCTATGAATTGCCCAGGTTCTATATTGACTTATAAATCATATATGTTCAGTTATAGAGATTTACCTCTTCGTTGGGCGGAAATGGGACTTGTTCACAGACATGAACTCTCCGGAGCTTTGCATGGACTTATGAGAGTTAGAGCATTTACACAAGATGATGCGCATTTATATGTATTACCTTCACAAGTTAAAGATGAGCTGATAGGAGTAATAGAACTTGCAGATTATGTTTACAGCATATTTAATTTTAAATATCATGTTGAATTATCTACAAGACCTGAAAATTCTATGGGAACAGAGGAGCAATGGAATATAGCTACAAATGGACTTATAGATGCTTTAAAAGAAAAAAATATAGATTATATAGTAAATGAAGGTGATGGAGCTTTTTACGGACCTAAAATAGATTTCCATCTACAAGATGCAATAGGAAGAACTTGGCAATGCGGTACAATACAATTGGATTTCCAAATGCCTGAAAGATTTGATATTCACTATATAGACAGCAACAATGAGAAAAAACGTCCTGTAATGTTGCACAGAACTATATTTGGAAGTATAGAAAGATTTATAGGAATATTAATAGAGCATTTTGCAGGTAAATTCCCATTATGGTTATCACCTGTACAAGTAAAAATACTTCCTATTTCCGACAAATTTAACGATTACGCTTATGAAGTACAAAAAGAATTAAAATCTTTAGGATTTAGAGTAGAAGTGGATTCAAGAGCAGAGAAGATAGGTTTTAAAATAAGAGAATCACAACTTGAAAAAGTACCGTATATGTTGGTAGTAGGGGAAAAAGAAGAGCAAACAAACAGTGTAGCTGTTCGTTCAAGAGATTTAGGAGATTTAGGTCAAATATCAAGACAGGATTTAATATCTAAATTACAAAAAGAAAATGATGAAAAAATAATATTAAAAGCAGAACAGTAA
- a CDS encoding fructose-bisphosphatase class III, with product MITISNEELRQNIKYLELLSTSYPNITSAVEEVVNLKAILNLPKGTEHFLTDIHGEAEAFNHVMQNASGAIRRKVYEELGSTVSIEDLEELTTLIYYPKEKLELIKKKKDERLLDNWYELTIYRLVRVTRAASSKYTRSKVRKTLPKDFAYIMEELLQEDEHRFNKKEYYTQIIKSLVEYERADLFIIQISQVIKNLTIDHLHIIGDIYDRGPAPHEVMDTLMSQKNLDIQWGNHDILWMGAAAGSQVCVANAVRIALRYANNDVIEEGYGINLLPLATFASKVYKDDECAKFMPKESVQKPFDIDEKLLAKMHKAISIIQFKLEEDVIRKNPSYEMKKRKILNTIDLKDCSIEIEGVRYKLNDSSFPTIDPKNPIKLTNEEKNVIEAITNNFIHSEKLTRHIRFLYAKGSMYCTYNNNLLFHACILLNEDGSFKKKKINGEYYKGKALMDKYDQMAREAYFSKDSSKTSPDFLWFLWCNEDSTLFGKDKMTTFERYFIDDKATHKETLSPYYKLMGKDDGTLAVQILEEFGLDSKDSHIINGHTPVKLSKGERPIKAGGRQLVIDGGFSKAYQKTTGIAGYTLTYNSYGLTLISHNPFESVEKVLKEGFDIKSTKQVIETVTERKRVGDTDTGKTIMDKIYNLEMLISSYKKGIIKQKD from the coding sequence ATGATAACTATATCAAATGAAGAGTTACGACAAAATATCAAGTATTTAGAATTATTATCAACATCCTATCCCAATATCACAAGCGCTGTTGAAGAAGTGGTAAATTTAAAAGCAATTTTGAATTTACCTAAGGGTACTGAGCATTTTTTGACAGATATACATGGTGAAGCTGAAGCATTTAACCACGTTATGCAAAACGCATCCGGAGCCATAAGGAGAAAGGTATATGAAGAGCTTGGTTCGACTGTCAGTATAGAAGACTTGGAAGAGCTTACAACATTGATATATTATCCAAAAGAAAAATTGGAGCTTATAAAAAAGAAAAAAGATGAAAGACTTTTGGATAATTGGTATGAACTTACCATATACAGATTGGTGAGAGTAACAAGAGCCGCTTCATCAAAATACACGAGATCTAAGGTCAGAAAGACGTTGCCTAAAGATTTTGCATACATAATGGAAGAGCTTTTACAAGAAGATGAGCACAGATTTAATAAAAAAGAATATTATACACAGATAATAAAAAGTCTTGTAGAATATGAAAGAGCAGATTTATTTATAATACAAATTTCACAAGTTATAAAAAATCTTACAATAGACCATTTACATATAATAGGAGATATATACGACAGAGGACCTGCACCGCATGAAGTAATGGATACTTTGATGAGCCAAAAAAATCTTGATATACAATGGGGAAACCATGATATATTATGGATGGGTGCAGCTGCAGGAAGTCAAGTGTGTGTTGCAAATGCAGTCAGGATAGCACTCAGATATGCAAATAATGATGTTATCGAAGAAGGCTATGGTATAAATTTACTACCACTTGCAACCTTCGCAAGCAAAGTTTATAAAGATGATGAATGTGCTAAATTTATGCCGAAAGAATCTGTTCAAAAACCTTTTGACATAGATGAAAAATTGCTCGCAAAAATGCACAAGGCAATATCAATAATACAATTTAAACTTGAAGAAGATGTCATAAGAAAAAATCCTTCATATGAGATGAAAAAGAGAAAAATATTAAATACTATAGATTTAAAAGATTGCTCTATAGAAATAGAAGGTGTTAGATATAAGCTAAATGACAGCAGTTTTCCAACCATAGATCCAAAAAATCCTATAAAATTGACAAATGAAGAAAAAAATGTAATAGAGGCAATAACGAATAATTTTATTCACAGTGAAAAGCTTACAAGACATATAAGATTTTTGTATGCAAAAGGAAGTATGTATTGTACGTATAACAACAATTTATTGTTCCATGCATGCATATTATTAAATGAAGACGGCAGTTTTAAAAAGAAAAAGATAAATGGAGAATATTATAAAGGTAAAGCCTTGATGGATAAATATGACCAAATGGCAAGAGAAGCATATTTTTCAAAAGACAGCTCAAAAACAAGCCCTGATTTCTTATGGTTTTTGTGGTGCAATGAAGACTCTACGCTTTTTGGAAAAGATAAGATGACAACATTTGAAAGATATTTTATAGACGATAAAGCAACACATAAAGAAACATTATCACCGTATTACAAGCTTATGGGAAAAGATGACGGTACTCTTGCAGTACAAATATTGGAGGAATTCGGTTTAGACTCAAAAGACTCTCATATAATAAACGGACACACCCCTGTTAAGTTAAGTAAAGGTGAGCGTCCAATAAAAGCCGGAGGAAGACAGTTAGTGATAGACGGAGGCTTTTCAAAAGCATATCAAAAAACCACAGGTATAGCAGGATACACATTGACATATAACTCCTACGGTTTGACACTTATAAGTCATAATCCGTTTGAATCTGTAGAAAAAGTGTTAAAAGAAGGATTTGATATAAAATCTACAAAACAAGTAATAGAAACAGTTACAGAGAGAAAAAGAGTAGGGGATACAGACACAGGCAAAACTATAATGGATAAAATCTATAATCTTGAAATGCTTATATCTTCCTACAAAAAAGGTATAATAAAACAAAAAGATTAA